Proteins from one Setaria italica strain Yugu1 chromosome V, Setaria_italica_v2.0, whole genome shotgun sequence genomic window:
- the LOC101778025 gene encoding LOB domain-containing protein 15 gives MSTERERLDEIGKKIKREPDTATLALAAASASTAPADSRVPRRVGLGLGGALNTVTPCAACKLLRRRCAQECPFAPYFSPHEPHKFAAVHKVFGASNVSKMLLEVAEGERADAASSLVYEANLRLRDPVYGCMGAISVLQQQVNALEAELEAVRAEILKHRYQQAGAAGASLVDDDTHATGSFVAPAPAPVHARDVVSVVETAGQGVAATAPGMSAVYVAEAEQRPSSNHYGALNNPSEHAAYFG, from the exons ATGTCCACGGAGAG GGAGAGACTCGATGAGATCGGCAAGAAGATCAAGCGAGAGCCGGACACAGCcaccctcgccctcgccgccgcctccgcctccaccgcacCGGCCGACAGCCGCGTCCCCCGCCGCGTCGgtctcggcctcggcggcgccctCAACACCGTGACCCCCTGCGCCGCGTGcaagctcctccgccgccgctgcgcgcaGGAGTGCCCCTTCGCCCCCTACTTCTCGCCGCACGAGCCCCACAAGTTCGCCGCCGTCCACAAGGTCTTCGGCGCCAGCAACGTCTCCAAGATGCTCTTG GAGGTGGCGGAGGGGGAGAGGGCAGACGCGGCGAGCAGCCTGGTGTACGAGGCGAACCTCCGGCTGCGGGACCCGGTGTACGGCTGCATGGGCGCCATCTCCGTGCTGCAGCAGCAGGTGAACGCGCTGGAGGCCGAGCTGGAGGCGGTCAGGGCCGAGATCCTCAAGCACAGGTACCAGCAGGCCGGCGCCGCTGGGGCCAGCCTCGTTGACGACGACACGCACGCTACGGGCAGCTTCGTggctcctgcgccggctccgGTGCACGCGAGGGACGTGGTGTCGGTGGTGGAGACTGCTGGCCAAGGGGTCGCAGCCACCGCGCCGGGGATGTCGGCAGTGTACGTTGCCGAAGCCGAGCAGCGGCCCTCAAGTAATCACTATGGCGCTCTTAATAACCCAAGTGAGCATGCTGCATACTTTGGTTGA